From Scyliorhinus torazame isolate Kashiwa2021f chromosome 23, sScyTor2.1, whole genome shotgun sequence, the proteins below share one genomic window:
- the LOC140399651 gene encoding myeloid-associated differentiation marker homolog, translated as MAVGNLQALRSPVGYARAAAAIFACVAFSLVVHSGWWAGREGGWCVFAWVFCFVATVLVLGVELTGAQARVPVSWRNGPITLAALASLMCLSASVIYPLYFLSGAGGEAYRYGVAATVFSCLATAAYGAEVSLTRARPGEVTGYMATTPGLLKVVETFAACVLFVFVDKAGYSHYGGLQWCLAVYCICFILSVAVVILSVGECTSWLPVPFDRFLGAYALLAVLLYASALVVWPIFCFDRRYGNSSRSQCSGHYRCRWDAQVAVAVLTGFNFLVYLADLVYSSRLIFIKA; from the coding sequence ATGGCGGTTGGAAACCTGCAGGCGCTGAGGTCCCCGGTGGGGTACGCCCGAGCGGCGGCGGCAATCTTTGCCTGCGTGGCGTTCAGCCTGGTGGTGCACAGCGGCTGGTGGGCCGGGCGCGAGGGGGGCTGGTGCGTGTTCGCCTGGGTCTTCTGCTTCGTGGCCACCGTGCTGGTGCTGGGGGTGGAGCTGACCGGGGCGCAGGCCCGCGTGCCCGTCTCCTGGAGGAACGGGCCCATCACCCTGGCGGCCCTGGCCTCCCTCATGTGCCTGTCGGCCTCCGTCATCTACCCGCTGTACTTCCTGAGCGGGGCGGGGGGCGAGGCCTACCGCTACGGAGTGGCGGCCACCGTCTTCTCCTGCCTGGCCACCGCCGCCTACGGCGCCGAGGTTTCGCTGACCCGCGCCCGGCCGGGCGAGGTGACGGGCTACATGGCGACCACGCCGGGCCTGCTGAAGGTGGTGGAGACCTTCGCCGCCTGCGTGCTCTTCGTGTTCGTCGACAAGGCCGGCTACTCCCACTACGGCGGCCTCCAGTGGTGCCTGGCCGTCTACTGCATCTGCTTCATCCTCTCCGTGGCCGTGGTGATCCTGTCCGTCGGGGAGTGCACGTCCTGGCTGCCCGTGCCCTTCGACCGCTTCCTGGGGGCCTACGCGCTGCTGGCCGTGCTCCTCTACGCCAGCGCGCTGGTGGTCTGGCCCATCTTCTGCTTCGACCGGCGCTACGGGAACTCCAGCCGCAGCCAGTGCAGCGGCCATTACCGCTGCCGGTGGGACGCGCAGGTGGCTGTGGCCGTCCTCACCGGCTTCAACTTTCTCGTCTACCTGGCCGACCTCGTCTACTCCAGTCGGCTAATCTTCATCAAGGCCTAG